The DNA region TCTCGCACTTTATGCAGCACTTCTTCTAAGTTAAACAAAGTGCGACCACAAGAAGGACAGGCAACATACTCCACCATTGTTTTCCGCAAACCCAGCGCTTGCAGAATGCTGTAGCAAACAGGAATTTCTTTTTCAGGGGCTTCCGTGAGGGAGACGCGAATCGTATCCCCAATGCCATCGGCTAACAGGGTAGCAATACCGGCAGTTGACTTAATCCGCCCGTATTCCCCATCCCCGGCTTCTGTAACGCCCAAATGCAGGGGGTAATCCATTCCCAATCCATCCATGCGCTGTGCCATTAGCCGGTAGGCAGCTAACATCACCGGCACCCGCGATGCTTTCATGGAAATCACGATATTGCGGAAATCTAACGACTCACAGATGCGGATGAATTCTAAAGCCGATTCCACCATGCCTTCTGGGGTGTCGCCGTAGGTAAACAGCATCCGTTCGGCTAAGGAACCATGATTCACGCCAATTCGCATTGCCTTGCCTTGATCGCGCAAGGAAACCACCAAAGGTTCTAAGGTTTCGCGTATTTTTTCCCCAATTTCCTCAAATTCGGCTTGAGTATATTCAGTTTTATCCGCTTTGGGCTTTTCAAACACATAGAGTCCCGGATTGATCCGCACCTTATCAACGTGCTTCGCCACTTCCAAGGCGATCTTCATGCCGTTGTGATGCACGTCGGCAACTAGGGGGACTTGCTGGTAAGTAGCAATCAGTTTTTGCTTAATTTCCGCCAAGGCTTTGGCGTGTGCCATACTGGGCACGGTAACACGGACGATCTCACAGCCAATTTCATGCAGGCGACGAATGCCGGCAACCGATCCGTCGATATCAAGGGTGTCTTCATTAATCATCGACTGCACCACCACGGGGTTGCTGCCGCCGATGGTAACATTGCCCACCTTAACAGGGCGTGTTTTGCGCCGGTGGATGGTGGTATCGGTAGAGAATTGACTGGTAGAGGCGTTAGAAGTTGTTAAAGTGGGCAGAGTTTGCATAAAGCTATCGTTAATTGCTGCGATCCTCTCTGTTTATCAGGTTGCCACAGAAGGTGCCGGTTTGGTTGACAAAGTTGGGTGAAGGCAGGAAGTAAGCAATTTTACTCTAGCTATTGTTGTTCTCAAGAGCCTAGCCGGCTGAGAATTTTGTGCCAAAATTGAGATCCACACGCGATTCGACAAGCGGAATCGACTACGCTGCGTGAATTTAATGCTAGGAAATACATTAGGCGGACGTTACGAAATTATTAATTACTTAGGAGGAGGAGGTTTCGGAACGACCTTCGTAGCTGAAGATAGACATCTACCAGGCAAGCCGTTGTGCGTCGTCAAGCACCTCAAACCGAAAGCTGTAGACGATCCATTGGCTTTGCAGGCGGCAAGGCGTCTGTTTAACCGGGAAGCCGAAGTTTTATATTTATTGGGAAGTCACAATCAAATTCCTCGCCTTTTTGCTCATTTTGAACAAGAGCAAGAATTTTATTTAGTTCAAGAATTCATAGAAGGGCATGAGCTGCGTCAAGAACTTCCAATTGGCCAGAAAATAAGCGAAGGCCAAGTTCTTGGGTTGCTGCGAGAAATTCTAGAAGTTTTAGTTTTTGTTCATCAGCAAGATGTCATCCATCGAGATATTAAGCCTTCTAATTTGATCCGCCGCAAGCAAGATGGAAAAATAGTTTTGATTGATTTTGGAGCAGTCAAACAAATTGGCAATCAATTGATTACGTCTCACAGCCAAACAAGCTTAACAATTGCCGTTGGTTCACTCGGCTATATGCCTAGCGAACAGATAGCAGGAAAACCACGCTTTAGTAGTGATATTTATGCGGTGGGAATGATGGGGCTATCTGCCCTGACTGGGTTAAGTCCTAGGGA from Microcoleus sp. FACHB-68 includes:
- the ispG gene encoding (E)-4-hydroxy-3-methylbut-2-enyl-diphosphate synthase, whose product is MQTLPTLTTSNASTSQFSTDTTIHRRKTRPVKVGNVTIGGSNPVVVQSMINEDTLDIDGSVAGIRRLHEIGCEIVRVTVPSMAHAKALAEIKQKLIATYQQVPLVADVHHNGMKIALEVAKHVDKVRINPGLYVFEKPKADKTEYTQAEFEEIGEKIRETLEPLVVSLRDQGKAMRIGVNHGSLAERMLFTYGDTPEGMVESALEFIRICESLDFRNIVISMKASRVPVMLAAYRLMAQRMDGLGMDYPLHLGVTEAGDGEYGRIKSTAGIATLLADGIGDTIRVSLTEAPEKEIPVCYSILQALGLRKTMVEYVACPSCGRTLFNLEEVLHKVREATKHLTGLDIAVMGCIVNGPGEMADADYGYVGKQAGYISLYRGREEIKKVPEDQGVEELINLIKADDRWVDP